The Oscillospiraceae bacterium genome contains a region encoding:
- a CDS encoding 50S ribosomal protein L16 gives MLLPKRVKYRRVQRGRMKGKAMRGNTVNQGQYGLVALEPGWIDSRQIEAARIAMTRYIKRGGKVWIKIFPDKPVTEKPAETRMGSGKGSPEYWVAVVKPGRVLFELADVDETTAREALRLAMHKLPVKCKFAKREDEVKEGGDA, from the coding sequence ATGTTACTGCCGAAACGCGTTAAGTACCGCCGCGTACAGCGTGGCCGCATGAAGGGCAAAGCCATGCGCGGCAACACCGTGAACCAGGGCCAGTACGGCCTGGTGGCGCTGGAGCCCGGCTGGATTGATTCCCGCCAGATCGAGGCCGCCCGTATCGCCATGACCCGTTACATCAAGCGTGGCGGTAAGGTTTGGATCAAGATTTTCCCCGACAAGCCCGTGACCGAGAAGCCCGCCGAGACCCGCATGGGTTCCGGCAAAGGCAGCCCGGAGTACTGGGTGGCCGTGGTCAAGCCCGGCCGTGTGCTGTTCGAGCTGGCCGACGTGGATGAAACCACTGCCCGCGAGGCCCTGCGCCTGGCCATGCACAAGCTGCCGGTCAAGTGCAAGTTCGCCAAGCGCGAAGACGAAGTGAAGGAGGGTGGCGACGCATGA
- the rpsC gene encoding 30S ribosomal protein S3 codes for MGQKVNPHGIRVGVIKDWDSRWFTSKKEFGDTLVEDYKIRKQLKKQLFGAGIPKIEIERTVDSQSGAPRLKVSIWCAKPGMVIGKGGSEIVKLQDQLKKMTGKDVNVNIIEVRNMDTNAQLVAENIASQLERRIGFRRAMKQCMGRAMQRGAKGIKTQVSGRLGGADIARTESYHEGTIPLQTLRADIDYGFAEAATTYGRIGVKVWIYKGEVLKGSKPAAERENTSNNFRRDRKEGGNR; via the coding sequence ATGGGCCAGAAAGTGAATCCCCACGGCATTCGCGTGGGCGTCATCAAAGATTGGGATAGCCGCTGGTTTACTTCCAAAAAGGAATTCGGCGACACCCTGGTTGAGGACTACAAGATCCGCAAGCAGCTGAAAAAGCAGCTGTTCGGCGCGGGCATCCCCAAGATCGAGATCGAGCGCACGGTGGACAGCCAGTCCGGAGCGCCCCGCCTCAAGGTGAGCATCTGGTGCGCAAAGCCCGGCATGGTCATTGGCAAGGGCGGCTCTGAGATCGTGAAGCTGCAGGACCAGCTCAAGAAAATGACCGGCAAGGACGTCAATGTGAACATCATTGAGGTCCGCAACATGGACACCAACGCCCAGCTTGTGGCCGAGAACATCGCCAGCCAGCTGGAGCGCCGCATCGGCTTCCGCCGCGCTATGAAACAGTGCATGGGCCGGGCGATGCAGCGCGGCGCCAAGGGCATCAAGACCCAGGTGTCCGGCCGTTTGGGCGGCGCGGATATCGCCCGCACCGAGAGCTACCACGAGGGCACCATCCCCCTGCAGACCCTGCGCGCCGACATTGATTACGGCTTTGCAGAGGCCGCCACCACCTACGGCCGCATCGGCGTAAAGGTGTGGATCTACAAGGGCGAAGTGCTGAAGGGCTCCAAGCCCGCCGCGGAAAGGGAGAACACCAGCAATAACTTCCGCCGCGACCGCAAGGAAGGAGGCAACCGGTAA
- the rplV gene encoding 50S ribosomal protein L22: protein MEARAHLRYARISPRKVSVVLDLIRNQPLDKALAILQYTPKAACEPLLKLVKSAAANAENNHNMDKNSLYVAECFVTPGPTLKRIRPRAQGRAFRVLKRTSHVTVVLKEKE from the coding sequence ATGGAAGCTAGGGCACATCTTCGATACGCCCGCATCAGCCCCCGCAAGGTTTCGGTTGTGCTGGACCTGATCCGCAACCAGCCTTTGGACAAGGCGCTGGCGATCCTGCAGTACACCCCGAAGGCCGCTTGCGAGCCCCTTCTGAAACTGGTGAAATCTGCTGCCGCAAATGCGGAAAACAACCACAACATGGATAAGAACAGCCTGTACGTGGCCGAGTGCTTCGTTACCCCCGGCCCCACCCTCAAGCGCATTCGTCCCCGCGCTCAGGGCCGCGCGTTCCGGGTGCTCAAGCGCACCAGCCATGTGACCGTGGTTCTGAAAGAGAAAGAGTAA
- a CDS encoding 30S ribosomal protein S19, protein MGRSVKKGPYVLPVLLKRVQEMNAAGEKRVLKTWSRSSTIFPDFVGHTFAVHDGRKHVPVYVTEDMVGHKLGEFAPTRTFKGHAGSKTGR, encoded by the coding sequence ATGGGTAGAAGTGTTAAGAAGGGACCGTACGTCCTGCCTGTTCTGCTGAAGCGCGTGCAGGAAATGAACGCCGCCGGCGAGAAGCGCGTGCTGAAAACCTGGAGCCGCTCCTCCACGATTTTCCCCGACTTTGTGGGCCACACCTTCGCCGTGCACGACGGCCGCAAGCATGTGCCCGTTTACGTCACCGAAGATATGGTCGGTCACAAGCTGGGCGAGTTCGCCCCGACCCGTACCTTCAAGGGCCATGCCGGCTCCAAGACCGGCAGGTAA
- the rplB gene encoding 50S ribosomal protein L2 — protein MAIKKYKPTTPGRRGMTVTDYSQLSKVEPERSLLEPMKKAAGRNNTGRITVRHHGGGNRTKYRVIDFKRNKFDVPATVKTLEYDPNRSAHIALIQYEDGEKRYILAAEGMKVGDVIMAGPNADIKPGNALPFANIPVGTIIHNVELYPGKGGQLVRSAGNQAQLMAKENGYALVRLPSGEMRNIPLNCIATVGQVGNVDHENVNLGKAGRKRHMGWRPAVRGSVMNPCDHPHGGGEGKSPVGRPGPVTPWGKPTMGYKTRKHHNRSDKFIVKRAKG, from the coding sequence ATGGCGATCAAAAAGTATAAGCCGACTACCCCGGGCCGCCGCGGTATGACTGTGACCGATTACAGCCAGCTTTCCAAGGTCGAGCCCGAGCGCAGCCTGCTGGAGCCTATGAAAAAGGCCGCCGGCCGCAACAACACCGGCCGCATCACCGTCCGCCATCACGGCGGCGGCAACCGCACCAAATACCGTGTGATCGACTTCAAGCGCAACAAGTTTGACGTTCCCGCCACGGTAAAGACCCTGGAGTACGATCCCAACCGCTCCGCTCACATCGCCCTGATCCAGTACGAGGACGGCGAGAAGCGCTACATCCTGGCCGCCGAAGGCATGAAGGTGGGCGACGTCATCATGGCGGGCCCCAATGCCGACATCAAGCCCGGCAACGCGCTGCCCTTCGCCAACATCCCCGTGGGCACCATCATCCACAACGTTGAGCTGTATCCCGGCAAGGGCGGCCAGCTGGTGCGCAGCGCCGGCAACCAGGCTCAGCTGATGGCAAAAGAGAACGGCTACGCCCTGGTTCGCCTGCCCTCCGGCGAGATGCGCAACATCCCCCTGAACTGCATCGCCACCGTGGGCCAGGTGGGCAACGTGGATCACGAGAACGTGAACCTGGGCAAGGCCGGCCGCAAGCGCCACATGGGCTGGCGGCCCGCTGTGCGCGGTTCTGTGATGAACCCCTGCGATCACCCCCACGGCGGTGGTGAAGGCAAGAGCCCCGTGGGCCGTCCCGGCCCTGTTACCCCCTGGGGCAAGCCTACCATGGGTTACAAGACCCGCAAACACCACAACCGCTCTGACAAGTTCATTGTCAAGCGCGCCAAAGGTTAA
- the rplW gene encoding 50S ribosomal protein L23 encodes MKTAQDIILAPVITENSMTGVANKKYTFKVATDANKVEIAKAVEKLFGVQVAKVNTISVRGRYRRQGMHGGYTAAAKKAIVTLKEGSKGIDFFESMV; translated from the coding sequence ATGAAAACTGCACAAGACATCATTCTGGCTCCTGTCATTACCGAGAACTCTATGACGGGCGTGGCGAACAAGAAGTACACCTTCAAGGTCGCCACCGACGCCAACAAGGTGGAGATCGCCAAAGCCGTCGAAAAGTTGTTCGGCGTGCAGGTTGCGAAGGTCAACACCATCAGCGTGCGCGGCCGTTATCGCCGCCAGGGCATGCACGGCGGCTACACCGCCGCCGCGAAGAAGGCCATTGTTACCCTGAAAGAGGGCAGCAAGGGCATCGACTTCTTCGAGAGCATGGTCTAA
- the rplD gene encoding 50S ribosomal protein L4 produces the protein MAQFDVLDMNGKKVSTVELSDAVFGITPNEKAVHAAVVNFLANQRQGTQSTKTRSEVSGGGRKPWRQKGTGHARQGSTRAPQWTHGGVALGPKPRDYSYRLNRKVKRLAILSAISAKAAAGDMILIDSLAVAEYKTKAVIGMLAAVGAGKKNLIVTPEVEAKLVKSAANIPGVATTVATSVNTYDVVNADKFILSVDAAKKLEEVLG, from the coding sequence ATGGCACAATTTGACGTTTTGGATATGAACGGCAAGAAAGTTTCCACCGTAGAGCTTTCCGACGCCGTATTCGGTATCACCCCCAACGAGAAGGCCGTCCACGCCGCGGTGGTGAACTTCCTGGCCAACCAGCGCCAGGGCACCCAGAGCACCAAGACCCGCAGCGAGGTTTCCGGCGGTGGCCGCAAGCCCTGGCGCCAGAAGGGCACCGGCCATGCACGGCAGGGTTCCACCCGCGCCCCCCAGTGGACGCACGGCGGCGTTGCCCTGGGCCCCAAGCCCCGCGACTACAGCTACCGGCTGAACCGCAAGGTTAAGCGCCTGGCCATCCTGAGCGCCATCAGCGCCAAGGCCGCCGCAGGCGACATGATCCTGATCGACAGCCTGGCCGTGGCCGAGTACAAGACCAAAGCCGTGATCGGCATGCTGGCCGCCGTGGGCGCCGGCAAAAAGAACCTGATCGTCACCCCTGAGGTGGAGGCAAAGCTTGTGAAGAGCGCCGCCAACATCCCCGGCGTGGCCACCACCGTTGCCACCAGCGTGAACACCTACGACGTGGTAAACGCCGACAAGTTCATCCTGAGCGTGGACGCGGCCAAGAAACTTGAGGAGGTTCTGGGCTAA
- the rplC gene encoding 50S ribosomal protein L3: MQKGIIGKKLGMTQLFDENGKVVPVTVIEAGPCTVVQKKTLESDGYQAVQLGYGDIAAKKVTKPLKGHFDKADVAPKRTLREFRLADISALNVGDILKADVFATGEHIDVVGVSKGKGYAGTIKRWNGHRLRESHGTGPVSRHAGSMGSCSTPSRVFKGKKLPGHLGAERVTIQNLTVVKVDPENNLIAIKGAVPGPKGAVVCISDSVKA; encoded by the coding sequence ATGCAAAAAGGTATCATCGGCAAAAAGCTCGGCATGACCCAGCTGTTTGATGAGAACGGCAAGGTCGTGCCCGTGACCGTGATCGAGGCCGGCCCCTGCACCGTGGTGCAGAAGAAGACCCTCGAGAGCGACGGCTACCAGGCCGTGCAGCTGGGCTACGGCGACATTGCGGCCAAGAAGGTCACAAAGCCTCTCAAGGGCCACTTCGACAAGGCCGACGTCGCCCCCAAGCGCACCCTGCGGGAGTTCCGCCTGGCCGACATCAGCGCCCTGAACGTGGGCGACATCCTGAAGGCCGACGTTTTCGCCACCGGCGAGCACATCGACGTGGTGGGTGTGAGCAAGGGCAAGGGCTACGCCGGCACCATCAAGCGCTGGAACGGCCACCGCCTGCGCGAGAGCCACGGCACCGGCCCCGTTTCCCGTCACGCCGGCTCCATGGGCTCCTGCTCCACGCCGAGCCGCGTGTTCAAAGGCAAAAAGCTGCCTGGTCACCTGGGCGCTGAGCGGGTCACCATTCAGAACCTGACCGTCGTCAAGGTCGACCCCGAGAACAATCTGATCGCCATCAAAGGCGCGGTCCCCGGCCCCAAGGGCGCCGTGGTCTGCATCAGCGATAGCGTGAAGGCGTAA
- the rpsJ gene encoding 30S ribosomal protein S10, with product MAVKEKIRIRLQSYDHQLVDAAAEKIVETAKRTGARVSGPIPLPTDKEVVTILRAVHKYKDSREQFENRTHKRLIDILKPSNKTVEALTSLQLPAGVDIEIKL from the coding sequence ATGGCAGTCAAGGAAAAAATCAGGATTCGTTTGCAGAGCTACGATCATCAGCTGGTCGACGCCGCTGCGGAGAAGATCGTGGAGACCGCGAAGCGCACCGGCGCCCGCGTGTCCGGCCCTATTCCTCTCCCCACCGACAAGGAAGTGGTGACCATCCTGCGCGCTGTTCACAAGTATAAGGACAGCCGCGAACAGTTTGAGAACCGTACCCACAAGCGCCTGATCGACATCCTGAAGCCGTCGAACAAGACGGTCGAGGCTCTTACGAGCCTGCAGCTCCCCGCCGGCGTAGACATCGAGATCAAACTGTAA
- a CDS encoding GTP cyclohydrolase 1 type 2, with protein sequence MAKIEEVQQFLQQLAPASLAAPWDNVGVLVDCAADVTSILVSLDITDEVVAEAEIQGCQLIVAHHPVIFKPMSRIGRGDVPFRMIKKNISALCAHTNLDAAEGGVNDILCKLFGVGSARPFGEGNLGRVGQVRTVGAAQLAAQCKATLNAPGVKLVDTGRPIATLAVVGGSGGGMLADAAAAGADALLTGEAKHHDALEAKRLGVSLIAAGHYSTEFPIVPVLADKLAKRFGGVRVLCSRRNKEPFAYL encoded by the coding sequence ATGGCAAAAATCGAAGAAGTGCAGCAATTCCTGCAGCAGCTTGCCCCGGCAAGCCTTGCCGCGCCCTGGGACAACGTGGGGGTGCTGGTGGACTGCGCGGCCGATGTGACCAGCATCCTGGTTTCGCTGGACATCACCGACGAGGTGGTGGCCGAGGCGGAGATCCAGGGCTGCCAGTTGATCGTGGCGCACCACCCGGTTATCTTTAAGCCCATGAGCCGCATCGGCCGGGGCGACGTGCCCTTCCGCATGATCAAAAAAAATATTTCCGCCCTGTGCGCCCACACGAATCTGGACGCGGCTGAGGGCGGCGTGAACGATATCCTGTGCAAGCTGTTCGGCGTGGGTTCCGCGCGCCCCTTTGGCGAGGGGAATCTGGGCCGGGTGGGCCAGGTGCGCACCGTCGGCGCGGCCCAGCTGGCGGCCCAGTGCAAAGCAACCCTGAACGCGCCCGGCGTAAAGCTGGTGGATACCGGCCGGCCCATCGCCACCCTGGCGGTGGTGGGCGGCAGCGGCGGCGGCATGCTGGCCGACGCGGCGGCGGCAGGGGCGGACGCGCTGCTCACCGGCGAGGCGAAGCATCATGACGCGCTGGAGGCAAAGCGCCTGGGTGTGAGCCTGATTGCCGCAGGGCATTATTCCACGGAATTTCCCATCGTGCCGGTGCTGGCCGACAAGCTGGCCAAGCGCTTTGGCGGTGTGCGGGTGCTGTGCAGCCGCCGAAACAAGGAACCGTTCGCCTATTTATAA
- a CDS encoding disulfide oxidoreductase produces MTITKQTIIGDILDTDNSVAPLFLAIGMHCLGCPASRGETIEQACAVHGTDPDELVARLNAHFGNA; encoded by the coding sequence ATGACCATTACCAAACAGACCATCATCGGCGATATTCTGGATACCGACAATTCGGTGGCCCCGCTGTTCCTGGCCATTGGGATGCACTGCCTGGGCTGCCCTGCCAGCCGGGGCGAAACCATTGAACAGGCCTGCGCGGTGCACGGCACCGACCCGGACGAGCTGGTGGCCCGGCTGAACGCCCATTTTGGCAATGCCTGA
- a CDS encoding zinc-binding protein, whose product MFEDKTLVCKECGNEFVFTAGEQEFYASRGFENEPQRCKSCRDARKNATRGTREMYEATCAACGKVARVPFQPREDRPVYCSECFAKMKEEQ is encoded by the coding sequence ATGTTCGAAGACAAGACCCTGGTATGCAAAGAGTGCGGCAACGAGTTTGTGTTCACCGCCGGTGAGCAGGAATTCTACGCCAGCCGTGGCTTTGAGAATGAGCCTCAGCGCTGCAAGAGCTGCCGCGACGCCCGCAAGAACGCCACCCGCGGTACCCGTGAGATGTACGAAGCCACCTGTGCCGCCTGCGGCAAGGTTGCCCGCGTGCCCTTCCAGCCCCGTGAAGACCGTCCTGTGTATTGCAGCGAGTGCTTCGCCAAGATGAAGGAAGAGCAGTAA
- the sigH gene encoding RNA polymerase factor sigma-70 has translation MPHLTPLLLQQAQAGQETAIAAVLAHMMPMLRRCAAQGVCPGLEYDDAVQEGIIGLFSAVKMFDASRGAAFETYASTCIQNAVIAAQRAAGRKKHGPLNQSVPLEENHPAPGPEEIAIRNEQMNATFQAIHTRLSGFEQEVLALFIDGNSYEQIARQLGRTPKAVENALFRLRRKLRQEQPASKL, from the coding sequence ATGCCGCATCTCACGCCTTTGCTTTTGCAGCAGGCCCAGGCCGGGCAGGAAACCGCCATTGCGGCGGTGCTGGCCCACATGATGCCCATGCTCCGCCGCTGTGCCGCCCAAGGGGTATGCCCTGGCCTTGAGTACGACGACGCGGTGCAGGAGGGGATCATCGGCCTGTTCAGCGCGGTCAAAATGTTCGACGCCTCCAGGGGCGCTGCCTTCGAGACCTATGCCTCCACCTGCATTCAAAACGCGGTCATTGCCGCGCAGCGGGCCGCGGGCCGCAAAAAGCACGGTCCCCTGAATCAAAGCGTGCCCCTGGAAGAAAACCATCCCGCCCCCGGTCCCGAGGAGATCGCCATCCGCAACGAGCAGATGAACGCCACCTTTCAGGCCATTCACACCCGCCTTTCCGGTTTTGAGCAGGAAGTGCTCGCCCTATTTATAGACGGCAACAGCTACGAGCAGATCGCCCGGCAGTTGGGCCGCACCCCCAAGGCGGTGGAAAACGCTCTGTTCCGGCTGCGCCGCAAGCTGCGCCAGGAACAACCTGCTTCCAAGCTGTAA